GCACTGGGGTGATCCTCAGCATCACGACCCGATTCTGTCTGGACACCGTCTGGCGTACGGCCCGCCGGCGCGACATCGCTATGCTCGGCCCTATGGATATCCACTGGCACATCAGGGATATCGGGTAACGCTGGGGGGGAGGTGGACGGGGTGGGGCGCCCGGGCGCTCGTTGCCTATCGTTTCCTCGCATTGATGCCTGGGATTCGCCTGTGTCTGTGACGCCGCTCCGGTCCCGGGCAGCGCCTTGGCTCGTCAAATCACCGGGTTCAGTGGCGCGCGCGACAGGCTCATGGGCGCCTTGATTTGCCTCCTCCGTTGGCTGTCTTGTGGCTTCCACGCTGGGATCGACCTTAGCGGCAGCAGGTGGCCGCCGCCGCCGCCGACCGCCTCGGTGTCCGCGGCGCGCCCCAGCACGTCTTGTCTGAGTCGTCTCTGAATCTGCCCTCTTATCACCAGCGAAGGCGACGCCCCTGTCGCCATTGTCATCCCGACGCATATCGGACCGCCCATCCTCACTTCGATCGGGGGTTTCGCGCCTATTGGGCTTAGCCGCTGCATTGCGCCGTGAGGGTTCACGCCCGGTCGCCGGCGTGCGCCCGCGTGTGGGAGTGCTACGGCGACGTCGCTGAGGAGTCCGGGTGCTCCTTGTCGCCGGCTTGCCTTCCTTCTGAGCTTGTGCCCCAAAAAGACTGATCATCAGACGCTTAAGGAAACCTGGTCCAGGTCGAGTAGCCCGTTTGCTAGCAACAGGGACGGGTTTTTCAGGTATGACCTGCATAACAGCGGGGGTCTCAGGGCGCGGCCTATCCGTGCTGAGGGCCTCTGTCTCGGCATCCTCCGTTGCCGGTGCTAGTTTGTAACTGACCTGCTTATATTCTTCACTGTCGGCTTCACTCTGCCGAACACGTTGCAACGTGTATTGTGGCGTCTCCAGGGCAGGATTTGGGATCAAAACAATCTCGACCTGCAGGCTTTCTTGTATCCCCTGCATCGCCTGGCGTTTCTCATTCAACAAGAATGTTGCGGTGTCGACCGGGAGCTGTGCGATAACCTTAGCAGTCATCTCCTTCATGGCCTCTTCTTCGATGAGCCGTAGCACCGATAAGGCAAGTGATTCCACGCCACGGATGGTGCCCTGGCCACTGCAGCGAGGGCACATGATGTGACTCGATTCCCCCAGGGATGGACGCAGACGTTGGCGCGACATCTCAAGGAGCCCGAACCTTGAGATTCGGCCAATTTGCACGCGCGCCCGATCTGACTTAAGGAGTTCTTTTAACCGGTTTTCAACTTCACGCTGGTTATGGCTCGAGGCCATGTCGATAAAGTCGATGACGATTAAGCCCCCAAGGTCACGAAGCCGCAATTGGCGGGCGATCTCATCGCAAGCCTCCAAATTCGTATTGAAGGCTGTTTCCTCGATACCCCCACCTGCAGTCGCGCGGGCGGAGTTAATATCGATAGTGACAAGCGCTTCGGTGTGATCGATGTGAATACCCCCGCCGGAAGGCAGTCTGACGGCGCGAGAAAACGCTGACTCAATCTGGCTCTCAATCTGATACCGTGTAAACAGCGGGACGCTATCTTCATAAAGTTTGAGCCTATGGAGGTTATGAGGCATAACCTGCTGCATGAAGTCACGAGCTTTTTCGTAGACGGCGCGATTATCTATCAATATCTCATTGATTTCGCTGCGAAGAAAATCCCTTATTGCGCGGTAGATGCCCTCGCTTTCTTGATAAACCAGAAAAGGCGCACTACGTTCAGCGGCCGCACTCTCTATCGCGCCCCATAAGTGCAAAAGATAATCAAGATCCCATTGGAGCTCCTCAGGCGACTTGCCAACACCGGCGGTGCGCAGGATGAGTCCCATTCCTTGTGGGATATTCAGCATGCTCATGGCTTCCCTTGCCTCGGCGCGTTCGCTACCCTCGATTTGGCGTGACACGCCTCCAACTCGAGGATTGTTGGGCATCAGAACAAGATAGCGGCCCGCAAGGCTAATAAACGTAGTCAGCGCAGCACCCTTGCTCCCACGCTCTTCTTTTTCAACCTGAATAACGAGCTCTTGTCCCTCGGCAAGGGCGTCTTTGACGTTAATGCGTCCGCCCTTTGCATCAGGGGCGTCCTTAAATAGGGAACGGGCAACTTCTTTGAGGGGGAGAAAGCCGTGCCGCTCGGCGCCAAAATCCACAAACGCTGCTTCGAGGCTGGGCTCGATGCGAACGACACGCCCTCTATAAATATTTGACTTCTTCTGTTCGCGGCTTGTTGACTCAATCTCGAGATCATAGAGCCGCTGGCCATCCACTAGCGCCACACGCAACTCTTCCGGCTGAGTTGCGTTGATCAGCATTCTGTTCATTGTTACATCCCTATCG
This window of the Gammaproteobacteria bacterium genome carries:
- a CDS encoding Rne/Rng family ribonuclease, with product MNRMLINATQPEELRVALVDGQRLYDLEIESTSREQKKSNIYRGRVVRIEPSLEAAFVDFGAERHGFLPLKEVARSLFKDAPDAKGGRINVKDALAEGQELVIQVEKEERGSKGAALTTFISLAGRYLVLMPNNPRVGGVSRQIEGSERAEAREAMSMLNIPQGMGLILRTAGVGKSPEELQWDLDYLLHLWGAIESAAAERSAPFLVYQESEGIYRAIRDFLRSEINEILIDNRAVYEKARDFMQQVMPHNLHRLKLYEDSVPLFTRYQIESQIESAFSRAVRLPSGGGIHIDHTEALVTIDINSARATAGGGIEETAFNTNLEACDEIARQLRLRDLGGLIVIDFIDMASSHNQREVENRLKELLKSDRARVQIGRISRFGLLEMSRQRLRPSLGESSHIMCPRCSGQGTIRGVESLALSVLRLIEEEAMKEMTAKVIAQLPVDTATFLLNEKRQAMQGIQESLQVEIVLIPNPALETPQYTLQRVRQSEADSEEYKQVSYKLAPATEDAETEALSTDRPRPETPAVMQVIPEKPVPVASKRATRPGPGFLKRLMISLFGAQAQKEGKPATRSTRTPQRRRRSTPTRGRTPATGREPSRRNAAAKPNRRETPDRSEDGRSDMRRDDNGDRGVAFAGDKRADSETTQTRRAGARRGHRGGRRRRRPPAAAKVDPSVEATRQPTEEANQGAHEPVARATEPGDLTSQGAARDRSGVTDTGESQASMRGNDRQRAPGRPTPSTSPPALPDIPDVPVDIHRAEHSDVAPAGRTPDGVQTESGRDAEDHPSAAKSAPSQTPEEAKE